Proteins encoded together in one Hevea brasiliensis isolate MT/VB/25A 57/8 chromosome 16, ASM3005281v1, whole genome shotgun sequence window:
- the LOC110656091 gene encoding BTB/POZ domain-containing protein At5g41330: protein MPPFATTLSSQNDHFNRSRGISPQSDVITIDVGGQLFQTTKQTLALAGSKSLFFQFAHSTQVGLGPQFIDRDPELFSILLSLLRTGNLPSKAKAFDLEDLIAESKFYNIESLLINSLSNPSLFDAFNLEKSLTLPLNGRDFASAMATTSFGTLHVAHGSKITSFDWALRRKSTILTQFTAIDSLLAISPTIAAAGATDFSGMQILDLEKGFVRETLCWENVTRSSSTVQAIGSSPDFLFTSFESGRRNSNSIMVYDLQSFSPVTEIAHCEIYGAELDSAIPATKLKWVESYKVVMASGSHSGPSGMLGNVKLWDIRSGNVIWELKERVDCFSDITVSDSLSAIFKVGVNSGEVFYTDLRKLGDMDSNPWICLGDKRKMLNVKKEGVGCKIEAHGNQVFCSKGGDVELWSEVAMNSSKKSEDGLPDRVFRRNLMGRAKDMGGSRITNLAFGGSKMFLTRKDQYSVEVWQSSSRGF from the coding sequence ATGCCTCCTTTTGCCACAACCTTGTCCTCTCAAAATGACCACTTTAATCGCTCTCGGGGCATTAGTCCACAATCAGATGTTATCACCATTGATGTTGGTGGCCAACTCTTTCAGACCACAAAACAAACCTTGGCTCTAGCTGGATCAAAATCGCTCTTCTTCCAATTTGCTCACTCTACTCAAGTGGGTCTTGGTCCTCAGTTCATCGACAGAGACCCTGAGTTGTTCTCTATCCTTCTCTCTCTGTTGAGAACAGGGAATCTCCCTTCAAAGGCTAAAGCTTTTGATCTTGAAGATTTGATTGCAGAGTCCAAATTTTATAATATTGAGTCCCTGTTAATTAACTCTTTATCAAATCCTTCTCTATTTGATGCTTTCAACCTCGAAAAGTCGCTAACTTTGCCCCTGAACGGCCGAGATTTCGCTTCTGCCATGGCAACGACGTCGTTTGGGACCCTGCACGTCGCTCACGGTAGCAAAATAACGTCTTTCGATTGGGCCTTGCGCAGGAAGTCAACGATACTCACCCAGTTCACGGCGATCGATTCTCTCTTGGCGATTTCCCCAACTATAGCAGCCGCGGGAGCGACCGATTTCTCGGGAATGCAAATTCTCGATCTCGAAAAGGGTTTTGTTAGGGAAACATTGTGTTGGGAAAACGTGACGCGATCTAGCTCTACGGTTCAGGCAATTGGGTCGTCTCCAGATTTCTTGTTCACAAGTTTTGAGTCAGGTCGCAGGAACTCAAACTCGATCATGGTCTATGATTTGCAATCATTTTCACCAGTAACCGAGATTGCACACTGCGAGATATATGGTGCAGAACTTGACTCGGCCATTCCAGCCACAAAATTGAAGTGGGTAGAGAGTTATAAAGTGGTAATGGCATCTGGTTCTCATAGCGGACCCTCTGGTATGTTGGGAAATGTGAAATTGTGGGATATAAGGTCAGGAAATGTAATTTGGGAATTGAAAGAGAGAGTTGATTGTTTCTCTGATATTACTGTTTCAGATAGTTTGTCAGCTATCTTTAAAGTTGGCGTGAATTCAGGAGAGGTCTTTTATACAGATTTAAGAAAGTTGGGTGATATGGATAGTAATCCTTGGATTTGCTTGGGTGATAAGAGGAAAATGCTAAATGTTAAGAAAGAAGGAGTTGGTTGCAAGATTGAAGCTCACGGAAATCAAGTATTTTGTAGTAAAGGAGGAGATGTTGAGCTTTGGTCTGAGGTTGCCATGAATTCTTCCAAGAAAAGCGAAGATGGGTTGCCAGATAGGGTATTCAGGAGGAATTTGATGGGGAGAGCAAAAGATATGGGAGGATCAAGAATAACCAACTTGGCTTTTGGAGGGAGCAAAATGTTCTTGACAAGGAAGGATCAGTATTCTGTTGAGGTTTGGCAAAGTTCTTCAAGGGGATTTTAG